One Pseudodesulfovibrio senegalensis DNA segment encodes these proteins:
- the purB gene encoding adenylosuccinate lyase produces the protein MIERYSRPEMAALWTLENKFRVWLEVEMAVCEAWCEMGRISEEAMAEIREKADFDVDRILEIEKTTKHDVIAFLTAVEEKVGPRSRYIHLGCTSSDIVDTANGVLLTRAGNLVAQALDKLLDALYDLAHEHKGLLCMGRTHGIHAEPTTYGLKFAGFYAEFLRHRERFEAAREAVRVGKISGAVGTYAHLSPELEENACTRLGLKPDVHSTQIVQRDRYAQFFTTLALMAGGIERLGVELRHLQRTEVLEVEEGFSKGQKGSSAMPHKKNPISAENLCGLSRLVRSNAVASMENQALWHERDISHSSVERVIMPDSTMLMDYILQRMAGVLSRLVVKKDNIDRNMAASFGLFYSQRVLGKLIDSGLRRQTAYEMVQRVAMHCWESKVHFEGQIRKDAEINTHLSSKDLDDAFDPNYYKQYEDAIFERVFVAGA, from the coding sequence ATGATCGAACGCTATTCCAGGCCGGAAATGGCGGCGTTGTGGACCTTGGAAAACAAGTTTCGTGTATGGCTTGAAGTGGAAATGGCCGTATGTGAAGCCTGGTGCGAGATGGGCAGGATTTCCGAAGAGGCCATGGCCGAGATTCGTGAAAAAGCGGATTTCGATGTGGACAGGATTCTGGAAATCGAAAAGACCACCAAGCACGATGTCATAGCCTTTCTTACCGCCGTGGAGGAAAAGGTCGGACCGCGCTCCCGCTACATTCACCTCGGCTGCACCTCTTCGGACATCGTGGACACGGCCAACGGCGTGCTGCTGACCCGCGCGGGCAACCTTGTTGCCCAGGCTTTGGACAAGCTGCTGGACGCCCTGTACGACCTGGCGCATGAGCACAAGGGCCTTTTGTGCATGGGCCGCACCCACGGCATTCATGCCGAACCCACCACCTACGGGCTCAAGTTTGCGGGATTCTATGCCGAATTCCTGCGTCATCGCGAACGCTTCGAGGCAGCTCGCGAGGCCGTGCGCGTGGGCAAGATTTCCGGGGCCGTGGGCACCTATGCGCACCTCAGTCCCGAACTGGAGGAAAACGCCTGCACCCGGTTGGGGCTCAAGCCGGACGTGCACTCCACGCAGATCGTGCAGCGGGACCGCTACGCGCAGTTCTTTACCACGCTGGCCCTGATGGCCGGTGGTATCGAGCGGCTGGGTGTTGAGCTTCGCCATCTGCAGCGCACCGAGGTGCTTGAGGTGGAAGAAGGTTTTTCCAAGGGCCAGAAAGGCTCGTCGGCCATGCCGCACAAAAAGAATCCCATCTCCGCGGAAAACCTGTGCGGACTTTCCCGTCTGGTGCGTTCCAACGCGGTCGCTTCCATGGAAAACCAGGCCCTGTGGCATGAACGGGACATCAGTCATTCCTCGGTTGAGCGAGTCATCATGCCGGACAGCACCATGCTCATGGATTACATTCTGCAACGCATGGCGGGCGTGCTCAGCCGTCTGGTGGTCAAGAAGGACAACATTGACCGCAACATGGCCGCATCATTCGGACTTTTCTATTCGCAGCGGGTGCTGGGCAAGCTCATCGATTCCGGCCTGCGTCGTCAGACCGCCTATGAAATGGTTCAGAGAGTGGCCATGCACTGCTGGGAAAGCAAGGTTCATTTCGAGGGGCAAATACGCAAGGATGCTGAAATCAATACGCATCTTTCGTCTAAGGACCTTGACGATGCTTTTGACCCGAATTATTACAAACAGTATGAAGACGCGATTTTCGAGCGCGTTTTCGTTGCAGGTGCATGA
- the pyrE gene encoding orotate phosphoribosyltransferase: MNDMKKRLARLLMDLSYREGEVTLTSGRKSDYYFDCKQTALHPEGSWLVGMCFLDLLGKYDIQGVGGMTLGADPLVSSVTVLSHVEKRPLPGFIIRKKSKGHGTNQYLEGLQNFKPGMKVALLEDVVTTGGTLVTAAERVRDAGLEIAAVISVLDREEGGRENLAKAGLQLDSIFTRGELLEAASR, encoded by the coding sequence ATGAACGACATGAAAAAACGTCTGGCCCGGCTGCTCATGGACCTTTCCTACAGGGAAGGTGAGGTGACACTGACCTCCGGCCGCAAGAGCGACTACTATTTCGACTGCAAGCAGACCGCCCTGCATCCCGAGGGCAGCTGGCTGGTAGGAATGTGTTTTCTCGACCTGCTGGGCAAGTACGATATCCAGGGCGTGGGCGGCATGACCCTGGGCGCGGATCCGCTGGTTTCGTCGGTGACCGTTTTGTCCCACGTGGAAAAACGGCCGCTGCCCGGCTTCATCATTCGCAAGAAGTCCAAGGGGCATGGCACCAACCAGTATCTGGAGGGCCTGCAGAATTTCAAGCCGGGCATGAAGGTCGCCCTGCTTGAGGACGTCGTTACCACCGGGGGGACGCTGGTGACGGCCGCGGAACGGGTGCGTGATGCCGGGCTGGAGATAGCCGCGGTCATCAGCGTGCTGGACCGCGAAGAGGGCGGCCGGGAGAATCTCGCCAAGGCCGGCCTGCAACTGGATTCCATATTCACGCGCGGCGAATTGCTCGAGGCTGCTTCCCGATAG
- a CDS encoding L,D-transpeptidase family protein yields the protein MALCCCPAFADDGWRPTLTSHQWVPERLLAIDKDDQRLFVLQHESPIKAVMELPCTTGQAQGDKMVRGDLRTPEGTYFLGRRIQRPLGWDLYGNIAYSLNYPNPVDRIKGKTGSGIWLHGRGKALTPRDTRGCIALKASDLESLGSDLYPGMPVVVAEDVSWKPDSGTEGKLAAELVQEVRNWARDWESRSGKFFVHFDPVAFTLSGSGDFAAYKSHKESIFRSTPWLHVMVDNVRAIAGPDYWVTCFDQFYRSPSLAQTVGKRLYWMRTAKGGWVVVGREYTRPQQDLAPQYFKVMDKRIRPVIRKWAAAWQDADMESYLSFYGTDAVQGDYRGAEAIREYKNALWEEKAPVKVTVDDVKIFPDSKGLRVDFVQEYEDASGYADRGHKTLVLAPVGDGWKIEREEWRRL from the coding sequence ATGGCTTTGTGCTGTTGTCCGGCCTTTGCGGACGACGGCTGGAGGCCTACGCTCACTTCCCACCAATGGGTGCCGGAGCGCTTGCTGGCCATCGACAAGGATGACCAGCGCCTTTTTGTGCTGCAACACGAAAGTCCCATCAAGGCGGTCATGGAGTTGCCCTGCACCACGGGACAGGCCCAGGGCGACAAAATGGTGCGCGGCGACCTGCGCACGCCCGAGGGAACGTATTTCCTCGGGAGGCGCATCCAGCGTCCCCTTGGTTGGGATTTGTACGGCAATATTGCGTATTCATTGAATTATCCTAATCCCGTCGATCGGATCAAGGGCAAGACGGGTTCCGGCATCTGGCTGCATGGCCGGGGCAAGGCGCTCACCCCTCGCGACACACGGGGCTGCATCGCGCTCAAGGCTTCGGACCTGGAGTCGCTGGGAAGCGACCTGTATCCGGGTATGCCCGTCGTGGTGGCCGAAGACGTTTCATGGAAGCCCGATTCGGGTACCGAGGGCAAGCTGGCCGCGGAGCTGGTTCAGGAAGTGCGCAACTGGGCACGGGACTGGGAAAGCCGTTCCGGAAAATTTTTCGTCCATTTCGATCCCGTGGCCTTCACCCTGTCGGGCAGCGGGGACTTTGCGGCCTACAAGAGCCACAAGGAAAGCATTTTCCGCAGCACGCCGTGGCTGCACGTGATGGTGGACAATGTCCGCGCCATTGCCGGTCCCGATTACTGGGTGACCTGTTTCGATCAGTTCTACCGTTCGCCCAGCCTGGCCCAGACCGTGGGAAAGCGCCTTTACTGGATGCGCACGGCCAAGGGCGGCTGGGTCGTGGTGGGCAGGGAGTACACCCGTCCGCAGCAGGATCTTGCCCCGCAATATTTCAAGGTCATGGACAAGCGCATCAGGCCCGTGATCCGCAAATGGGCTGCCGCGTGGCAGGATGCGGACATGGAATCCTACCTGTCCTTCTATGGCACGGATGCCGTTCAGGGGGATTACCGGGGTGCCGAAGCCATACGCGAATATAAAAATGCGTTGTGGGAGGAAAAGGCTCCTGTTAAGGTAACTGTTGACGATGTGAAGATTTTTCCTGATTCCAAGGGGCTTCGGGTTGATTTTGTGCAGGAGTACGAGGATGCGAGCGGCTATGCGGACAGGGGACACAAGACGCTGGTGCTCGCACCGGTGGGCGATGGCTGGAAAATCGAACGAGAAGAGTGGAGAAGGCTCTGA
- a CDS encoding M14/M99 family metallopeptidase, with translation MMERSFFRKHIRCTIFWLSLALLILAASAAQAGTWEYVFFKGTQYPLKVVFIKGDLPGPTVMVQGGIQGDERSGFITAQLLSRSTIRKGNLIVLPRANVPSINLCRRQINVDMNRRFDRNYNRFYEDRVARVIRFLLPRCDAFIHLHEGSGFYYPTYVNNLRNPKRYGQSIIVDTLLWKGAKHSINLETTVKDVLARLNNGIPHDYQFQLFNTRTFDKATSYPEMRKSLTCYALAEHNIPALAVEVSKDIVQLDWKVGQQLQATCLLLAQFGVEAVPPVFTGNDIKRYAATGVRVTVNGRPVDNGGVIRLAPGATLDVEPEQTGVENFEPSLALFASDRPGVNLIGARRMALERFSNLELRVDGSRLARTRVAWTGTMPSSPSDDEPVFVCWLNGNPVFVRGGGVLHAVLGDQLILEGVYGGKKREVVNFKGFVAIPWNNTGQDLGWEIILDPENFLGHYALDAKIPGAQRFKVVRETPGVRPAHFYVEVAPRQVHALRLADRHGQSLLIPWSKGGTYSLPEGEYVLQEAWSNGPDSKLVAMVNGTPLNKGESFRIDADKAASMTVRQATTFGELGTMTFTASRLAAAQPLN, from the coding sequence ATGATGGAACGGTCATTTTTTCGGAAACATATCCGCTGTACAATATTCTGGCTTAGCCTGGCCCTGCTCATCCTGGCCGCATCCGCGGCCCAGGCCGGCACGTGGGAATATGTGTTTTTCAAGGGTACCCAGTACCCGCTCAAGGTCGTGTTCATCAAGGGCGACCTGCCTGGTCCCACGGTCATGGTCCAGGGCGGCATTCAGGGAGACGAGCGCTCCGGCTTCATTACGGCGCAGCTGCTTTCCCGCTCCACCATCCGCAAGGGAAATCTCATCGTCCTCCCCCGGGCCAACGTTCCTTCCATCAATTTGTGCCGCCGCCAGATCAACGTGGACATGAACCGGCGGTTTGACCGGAATTACAACCGTTTTTACGAAGACCGCGTGGCGCGGGTCATCCGTTTTCTGCTGCCGCGGTGCGATGCCTTCATCCACCTGCACGAAGGCAGCGGGTTTTACTACCCCACCTATGTGAACAACCTGCGCAATCCCAAGCGTTATGGACAGTCCATCATTGTGGACACCCTGCTCTGGAAGGGCGCCAAGCACAGCATCAACCTCGAAACCACGGTCAAGGACGTGCTGGCGCGGCTGAACAACGGCATTCCCCACGATTACCAGTTCCAGCTGTTCAATACCCGGACGTTCGACAAGGCCACCAGCTATCCGGAGATGCGCAAGTCGTTGACCTGCTACGCGCTGGCCGAACACAACATCCCGGCACTGGCCGTGGAGGTCAGCAAGGATATCGTGCAGTTGGACTGGAAGGTTGGCCAGCAGTTGCAGGCCACCTGCCTGCTTTTGGCGCAGTTCGGGGTGGAGGCGGTTCCCCCGGTTTTTACCGGCAACGACATCAAACGGTACGCCGCCACCGGGGTGCGGGTCACGGTCAACGGCCGTCCCGTGGACAATGGCGGGGTCATCAGGCTTGCCCCCGGCGCCACGCTGGATGTGGAACCCGAACAGACCGGAGTCGAGAATTTCGAGCCTTCGCTGGCCCTGTTCGCCTCGGATCGTCCCGGGGTGAATCTCATCGGTGCCCGGCGCATGGCTCTGGAGCGGTTTTCCAATCTGGAACTGCGCGTGGACGGCAGCCGACTGGCCCGGACCCGTGTGGCCTGGACCGGGACCATGCCTTCAAGCCCTAGCGACGACGAGCCGGTCTTCGTGTGCTGGCTGAACGGCAATCCCGTGTTCGTGCGCGGGGGCGGGGTGTTGCATGCGGTGCTGGGCGACCAGCTCATTCTGGAGGGCGTGTACGGCGGCAAGAAACGCGAGGTGGTCAATTTCAAGGGTTTTGTGGCCATCCCGTGGAACAATACCGGACAGGACCTCGGTTGGGAGATCATTCTCGACCCGGAAAATTTCCTCGGACACTATGCGCTTGATGCCAAGATTCCGGGAGCACAGCGCTTCAAGGTGGTACGGGAGACCCCGGGCGTGCGCCCCGCGCATTTTTACGTGGAGGTGGCCCCGCGTCAGGTCCATGCCCTGCGCCTAGCGGACAGGCACGGTCAGTCTCTGCTCATACCGTGGAGCAAGGGCGGAACCTATTCGCTTCCCGAAGGGGAGTACGTGCTGCAGGAAGCCTGGAGCAACGGCCCGGACAGCAAGCTCGTTGCCATGGTGAACGGCACGCCCCTGAACAAGGGGGAATCTTTCCGGATTGATGCGGACAAGGCCGCCAGCATGACGGTTCGTCAGGCCACCACATTCGGCGAGCTGGGCACCATGACGTTCACAGCCTCCCGGCTTGCCGCGGCGCAGCCCCTCAACTGA
- a CDS encoding methyl-accepting chemotaxis protein, with translation MYINTTSYEMVKDTQLKDMRQLNQSALFSLEEYLARYQTVVKTLAQNPSVVTALSYNNAGRTKSILQKLVAADPGIASAVIFKKDGSVLAKIGADGEPAEAESVAETPYFKSLFGSNAKSFISDKPMVNPSGRNLFFMAERVFDSGGVALEIDLKLFTERFIKTLSIGSDGYAYMMTGSGTIVSHPNPKVVGKRSSVIDTLLKVKEQGKENYFFYNYKGRDKVQSFRSEPLTGWLISITVYVDDLTSVADRQQMVIILSGVVGLLLAVLVIILGFRRTITRPVRAIIEYANSVASGDFHAKLDGTFRYELGELAEHLGKMSGDLKEKFGFVQGVLDGIILPCAVIDTDGCMTYLNKDYLDLLGKPGDPSDYMGVCLDTFMYGDSGERDLSQAALETKSIQREERVLKTEDGREMILDISATPIYDLDGEMIGVFAIYYNMTEIRAAEERIRSHGERIAEAAQNATEISRRLTDSANDLSEQLEDSRRGAETQKARTGENATAMEEMNATVLEVARNASTAAENANLASEKAKAGADVVERAVTSINGVKTKAENLSEVMRDLGSQAGEIGKVLQVINDIADQTNLLALNAAIEAARAGEAGRGFAVVADEVRKLAEKTVDATKEVGGVIGKIQDGTVQAVQDTESATEAVSESTQLTWESGEVLKDILSVVESTSSEVAAIATAAEEQSAASEEISRGTSEIDEISTLTMENMVRSSQAVKDLEKEANELRDLILSMRD, from the coding sequence ATGTATATCAATACGACCAGTTATGAGATGGTCAAGGATACCCAGCTCAAGGATATGCGCCAGCTCAACCAGAGCGCGCTTTTTTCGTTGGAAGAGTATCTGGCCCGCTATCAAACCGTGGTCAAGACTCTGGCGCAGAATCCTTCCGTGGTCACCGCGCTTTCATATAACAACGCCGGTCGCACGAAAAGCATCCTGCAAAAGCTTGTGGCGGCCGACCCGGGAATCGCCTCTGCAGTGATTTTCAAGAAGGACGGCTCAGTTCTGGCCAAAATCGGTGCGGACGGAGAACCCGCAGAGGCGGAGAGCGTTGCCGAGACCCCGTATTTCAAATCCCTGTTCGGAAGCAATGCCAAGTCCTTTATTTCGGATAAGCCCATGGTGAACCCCTCGGGCCGCAACCTGTTTTTCATGGCTGAGCGGGTTTTCGATTCCGGCGGCGTGGCGCTTGAAATCGACCTCAAGCTGTTTACCGAGCGTTTCATCAAGACTCTGAGTATCGGTTCGGACGGGTACGCCTACATGATGACCGGCTCGGGAACCATCGTGAGCCACCCCAACCCCAAGGTGGTGGGCAAGCGCTCCAGCGTCATCGACACGCTGCTCAAGGTCAAGGAGCAGGGTAAGGAAAATTATTTCTTCTACAATTACAAAGGGCGCGACAAGGTCCAATCCTTCCGCTCCGAGCCGCTTACCGGCTGGCTGATCAGCATAACCGTGTACGTGGATGACCTGACATCCGTTGCCGACCGGCAGCAGATGGTCATCATTCTTTCCGGCGTGGTGGGGCTGTTGCTGGCCGTGTTGGTGATTATTCTCGGCTTCCGCCGCACCATCACCCGTCCGGTGCGCGCCATCATCGAATATGCCAACAGCGTTGCATCCGGCGATTTTCATGCCAAACTTGACGGTACGTTCCGCTATGAACTGGGCGAACTGGCCGAGCATCTGGGCAAGATGAGCGGCGACCTCAAGGAAAAATTCGGGTTCGTGCAGGGTGTGCTGGACGGCATCATCCTGCCGTGCGCGGTCATCGATACCGACGGCTGCATGACCTATCTGAACAAGGACTACCTCGACCTTCTGGGCAAGCCCGGCGATCCGTCGGATTACATGGGCGTCTGTCTGGACACCTTCATGTACGGGGATTCCGGGGAAAGGGACCTTTCGCAGGCGGCGCTGGAAACAAAGAGTATCCAGCGCGAGGAAAGAGTGCTCAAAACCGAAGACGGCCGGGAGATGATCCTCGATATCAGCGCCACGCCCATCTACGATCTGGACGGCGAGATGATCGGCGTGTTCGCCATCTATTACAACATGACGGAAATCCGTGCTGCCGAAGAGCGCATCCGTTCCCACGGGGAGCGCATAGCCGAGGCCGCCCAGAATGCCACTGAAATATCGCGTCGGCTGACCGATTCGGCAAACGACCTTTCCGAGCAGCTCGAGGATTCGAGGCGCGGCGCCGAGACCCAGAAGGCGCGCACCGGAGAGAACGCCACGGCCATGGAGGAGATGAACGCCACGGTGCTTGAGGTTGCACGCAACGCAAGCACTGCTGCGGAAAACGCCAATCTCGCCAGTGAAAAGGCCAAGGCCGGCGCCGACGTGGTGGAACGTGCCGTCACGTCCATCAATGGCGTCAAGACAAAGGCCGAGAACCTCAGCGAAGTCATGCGCGATCTCGGTTCGCAGGCCGGAGAAATCGGCAAGGTGCTGCAGGTCATCAACGACATTGCGGACCAGACCAACCTGCTGGCCCTGAACGCGGCCATCGAGGCGGCGCGGGCCGGTGAGGCCGGGCGCGGATTCGCCGTGGTTGCGGACGAGGTCCGCAAGCTGGCGGAGAAGACCGTGGACGCCACCAAGGAAGTGGGCGGAGTCATCGGCAAGATTCAGGACGGCACTGTGCAGGCAGTGCAGGACACGGAGTCCGCAACCGAGGCTGTTTCCGAGAGCACCCAGTTGACCTGGGAGTCGGGCGAGGTGCTCAAGGACATCCTGAGCGTGGTGGAAAGCACCTCTTCCGAAGTGGCGGCAATAGCCACGGCGGCCGAGGAGCAGTCCGCAGCATCCGAGGAAATCAGCCGCGGAACCTCGGAGATCGACGAGATCTCCACGCTGACCATGGAAAACATGGTTCGTTCCAGTCAGGCGGTCAAGGATTTGGAAAAAGAGGCCAACGAGCTTCGCGACCTGATCCTTTCCATGCGCGACTAG
- a CDS encoding bacteriohemerythrin → MPSIQWEDTLAIGIYAIDRQHMDLLALVNEFLKAIAQKRGKDVVEKIVARLREYTVLHFHDEEAYMNEVRYPARGEHQMRHQELARAVKLFQRDLYKHRDVPVEQLRQFLKDWLINHILEQDMKIGKWVRAEEERRKIKAGEKEVPVQGEVPEDEGANEG, encoded by the coding sequence ATGCCGTCCATACAGTGGGAAGATACGCTTGCAATCGGAATTTATGCCATTGACCGGCAGCACATGGATCTTCTGGCGCTGGTCAATGAGTTTCTGAAGGCCATCGCCCAAAAGCGCGGCAAGGACGTTGTGGAGAAAATCGTGGCCCGGCTCCGGGAATACACGGTGCTGCATTTTCATGACGAGGAAGCCTACATGAACGAGGTGCGCTACCCCGCGCGGGGAGAGCATCAGATGCGTCATCAGGAACTGGCGCGTGCGGTCAAGCTTTTTCAAAGGGATCTGTACAAGCATCGGGACGTTCCCGTGGAGCAGTTGCGGCAGTTTCTCAAGGATTGGCTGATCAACCATATTCTGGAACAGGACATGAAGATAGGCAAATGGGTTCGCGCCGAAGAAGAGCGCAGGAAAATCAAGGCCGGCGAGAAAGAGGTTCCGGTTCAGGGGGAGGTCCCTGAGGACGAGGGAGCAAACGAGGGGTAA
- a CDS encoding methyltransferase domain-containing protein, which produces MEKEALNEELRSLVREIGESEIWRPVRDSEGNLLAGGAGHRDESLPQSPPAHIDLRGKTVVDLGCNVGTFVRRAVRLGARRAAGVDIDSRLVRCAQIMAELDSVDNVEFMVCDFTSPPAEKFDVAMMFDIIGNTTIGSGKMHYFMDIMEDWASKELIISLKPLCRTPKHFRKTPQEFAEIFSTCHLEGECFYPVREAVDYLGGRGWRLLTDLPEGYERCGMKTLLHFVRA; this is translated from the coding sequence GTGGAAAAAGAGGCTTTGAACGAGGAATTGCGCTCTTTGGTTCGGGAAATCGGTGAATCGGAAATCTGGCGGCCCGTGCGCGATTCCGAAGGCAACCTGTTGGCCGGCGGAGCCGGCCATCGTGATGAAAGCCTGCCGCAAAGTCCACCGGCACATATCGACCTGCGGGGCAAGACCGTGGTGGATCTGGGTTGCAACGTGGGCACGTTCGTGCGCCGGGCCGTGCGACTTGGTGCGCGCCGGGCCGCCGGCGTGGATATCGACTCCCGTCTGGTGCGCTGTGCGCAGATCATGGCCGAGCTGGACAGCGTGGACAATGTGGAGTTCATGGTCTGCGATTTTACCTCCCCGCCTGCGGAGAAGTTCGATGTGGCCATGATGTTCGACATCATCGGCAATACGACCATCGGCAGCGGGAAGATGCATTATTTCATGGACATAATGGAAGATTGGGCCTCAAAAGAGCTGATCATTTCGCTCAAGCCCCTGTGCAGGACGCCCAAGCATTTTCGCAAGACGCCGCAGGAGTTCGCAGAGATTTTTTCCACCTGCCATCTGGAGGGCGAATGCTTTTATCCGGTGCGCGAAGCCGTGGACTATCTTGGTGGTCGCGGATGGCGCCTGCTCACGGATTTGCCCGAGGGATACGAGCGGTGCGGCATGAAAACGCTGCTGCATTTCGTGCGCGCCTGA
- the pspF gene encoding phage shock protein operon transcriptional activator, translated as MNTDIHSQPTEAIGQSESFLQFQEALSLAARADRPTLIIGERGTGKELAAARLHYLSGRWQGPFIPVNCAALAPTLLDSELFGHEAGSFTGATVRRKGRFETANSGTLFLDEIAALSREAQEKILRAVEYGIFERVGGAAPVSVNVRVIGATNADLPALAETGRFKRDLLDRLSFEVLTLPPLRERHGDIELLAQRFAARMAVEMGFGEPPAFSEKAWAALLSHPWPGNVRELKNTVERAVYRSNGEAVDDIVLDPFKSPYRPARPRQQAPAQKQAPAPQGCEDHTPDLSVPVKDAVRRLEEQYVRSALDAARHNQRQAARIMGLTYNQFRGLYRKYSKGLNDGEAH; from the coding sequence ATGAATACCGACATCCATTCCCAACCCACGGAAGCCATCGGGCAGTCAGAGAGTTTTCTGCAATTTCAGGAAGCGCTTTCTCTGGCTGCCCGGGCCGACCGGCCCACCCTGATCATCGGAGAACGCGGCACGGGCAAGGAGCTTGCCGCCGCCCGCCTCCACTATCTTTCCGGCCGCTGGCAGGGACCGTTCATCCCGGTCAACTGCGCGGCGCTGGCGCCCACGCTTCTCGACTCCGAACTGTTCGGCCATGAAGCCGGGTCCTTTACCGGCGCCACTGTGCGGCGCAAGGGGCGCTTTGAAACCGCCAACAGCGGCACGCTGTTTCTGGACGAGATTGCCGCGCTCTCGCGGGAGGCGCAGGAAAAGATATTGCGCGCCGTGGAATACGGCATATTCGAACGGGTGGGCGGCGCGGCTCCGGTAAGCGTGAACGTGCGCGTGATCGGCGCCACCAACGCAGATCTTCCCGCACTGGCGGAAACCGGCCGTTTCAAGCGCGACCTGCTGGACAGGCTGAGTTTCGAGGTATTGACCCTGCCGCCCTTGCGGGAGCGACATGGCGACATTGAATTGCTGGCGCAACGTTTTGCCGCGCGCATGGCCGTGGAAATGGGCTTTGGCGAACCACCCGCGTTTTCAGAAAAGGCTTGGGCGGCACTGCTTTCACATCCGTGGCCCGGCAATGTGCGCGAACTCAAGAATACGGTGGAACGCGCCGTATACCGCAGCAACGGCGAAGCCGTGGACGACATCGTGCTGGACCCGTTCAAGTCCCCGTACCGTCCGGCTCGCCCCCGGCAACAGGCTCCGGCCCAAAAACAGGCACCCGCACCGCAGGGCTGCGAAGATCACACCCCCGACCTTTCCGTCCCGGTCAAGGACGCTGTCCGCAGACTGGAAGAACAATACGTGCGTTCCGCACTGGATGCGGCGCGGCACAACCAGCGACAGGCCGCACGGATCATGGGCCTGACCTACAACCAGTTCCGGGGACTGTACCGCAAGTATTCCAAGGGGCTAAACGACGGAGAGGCGCATTGA
- the pspA gene encoding phage shock protein PspA: protein MGIFSRFKDIVSSNINSMLDKAEDPEKMIRLMIQEMEETLVELKAGCAGLMADRKRIDRDREEADSRMELWESRARLAMEKGREDLAREALVEKHAAEHAAGSLESEQARFDVLIEQAREDMAQLEAKLESARERQRSLVKRHVRADQRKRVRNDVRRAQSSEAMMRFDRFEQRVERLEAEAELAGPAGSHGLEDQFAQLENGDAIEAELEAMRKKAAGKK from the coding sequence ATGGGCATATTTTCGAGATTCAAGGATATCGTCAGTTCCAACATCAATTCCATGCTGGACAAGGCCGAAGACCCGGAAAAGATGATCCGGCTCATGATTCAGGAAATGGAAGAGACATTGGTGGAGCTCAAGGCCGGGTGTGCCGGGCTGATGGCTGACCGCAAGCGTATCGACAGGGATCGGGAAGAAGCTGATTCCCGCATGGAGCTTTGGGAATCGCGCGCGCGGCTGGCCATGGAAAAGGGCCGCGAAGATCTGGCCCGCGAGGCGCTGGTGGAAAAGCACGCAGCCGAACATGCCGCTGGTTCGCTGGAAAGCGAGCAGGCACGTTTTGACGTGCTCATCGAGCAGGCGCGGGAAGACATGGCCCAGCTGGAAGCCAAGCTGGAATCTGCCCGGGAACGGCAACGCAGTCTGGTCAAGCGGCATGTGCGTGCGGACCAGCGCAAGCGGGTGCGCAATGATGTGCGCCGGGCGCAGTCGTCTGAAGCCATGATGCGTTTCGACCGGTTTGAGCAGCGGGTGGAACGGCTGGAGGCCGAAGCCGAGTTGGCCGGACCTGCGGGTTCCCACGGTCTGGAAGACCAGTTCGCCCAGCTGGAGAACGGCGACGCCATCGAGGCCGAGCTTGAGGCTATGCGCAAGAAAGCGGCCGGAAAGAAGTAG
- a CDS encoding phage-shock protein, whose protein sequence is MGHFVGAIFLFILAGVVLVGAVLVGVVKAFRSSPRQSSSEEETRMIQEMYNAMNRMESRVESLETILLERENKQ, encoded by the coding sequence ATGGGCCATTTTGTAGGAGCCATATTCCTGTTCATTCTTGCCGGAGTCGTGCTTGTGGGCGCGGTGCTCGTGGGCGTGGTCAAGGCTTTTCGCTCATCGCCCCGGCAGAGTAGTTCCGAGGAAGAAACCAGAATGATTCAGGAAATGTATAATGCAATGAATCGGATGGAAAGCCGTGTCGAGTCCTTGGAGACCATCCTGCTGGAAAGGGAGAACAAGCAATGA
- the pspC gene encoding envelope stress response membrane protein PspC — protein sequence MNRHNRSGNGRGRSRGFGGFGPGQDWHQRRQTMERAPLYRSRNGVLLGVCRGLADYFDMSVFMVRAVVVVAFIVTGIWPVGILYLVAAILMKPEPVVPVTNDDEREFYDSYADSRSNALSRIKRKFDNLDRRIRRMEDVVTSKDFEWERKFKS from the coding sequence ATGAACAGACATAACCGCAGCGGCAACGGCCGCGGACGCAGCAGGGGCTTTGGCGGATTCGGACCGGGCCAGGATTGGCATCAGCGGCGCCAGACCATGGAGCGAGCGCCCCTGTATCGATCACGCAACGGCGTGCTGCTCGGCGTATGTCGCGGGCTGGCCGACTATTTCGACATGTCCGTGTTCATGGTGCGGGCCGTGGTCGTGGTGGCGTTCATTGTTACGGGCATTTGGCCCGTGGGTATTTTGTATCTGGTGGCGGCCATACTCATGAAGCCTGAACCGGTGGTGCCGGTCACCAACGACGACGAACGTGAATTTTACGACTCGTATGCGGATTCGCGCAGCAACGCGCTGTCGCGGATCAAGCGCAAGTTCGACAATCTGGACCGCCGCATCCGTCGCATGGAGGATGTGGTCACCAGCAAGGATTTCGAATGGGAGCGCAAGTTCAAGAGCTGA